In Aedes albopictus strain Foshan chromosome 3, AalbF5, whole genome shotgun sequence, the following are encoded in one genomic region:
- the LOC134291536 gene encoding uncharacterized protein LOC134291536: protein MARSKVAPLKMMSIPRLELQAAVIGARLLQTVVEAHSLEIKQRFIWSDSRTVVSWIHSEQRRYKPFVAFRIGEILSLTKHSEWRWISTKNNIADDLTKWKSGSNLDSNGPWFRGPRFLYQPEQRWMKQEVVEPNTPEEVRACHLFHDLSAEEPMVDVSRISRWKVLVRTVACVYRFTSNCDRRRRGLAIEAVPASPKVRSVVKKVIPAVVVPLKREEFQRAEGYLWRSAQADAYEEEVKILTKNRELPRSERQQIEKSSSLYSDSPFLDEEGILRMEGRAEELDAWRGERGVPWS from the coding sequence ATGGCGAGGTCGAAGGTAGCTCCATTAAAGATGATGTCCATCCCGAGGCTGGAGCTGCAGGCGGCGGTGATCGGAGCAAGGTTGCTGCAAACCGTCGTGGAAGCGCACTCGCTGGAAATCAAGCAGCGGTTCATCTGGTCAGATTCCAGAACAGTCGTATCATGGATCCATTCGGAGCAGCGTAGATACAAACCGTTCGTGGCTTTCCGGATCGGCGAGATTCTCAGCCTCACGAAGCACAGCGAGTGGCGGTGGATTTCCACGAAGAACAATATCGCCGACGATTTGACGAAGTGGAAGAGCGGCAGCAATTTGGATTCGAACGGACCGTGGTTTCGAGGTCCGAGATTCCTTTATCAGCCGGAACAGCGATGGATGAAGCAGGAAGTAGTAGAGCCGAACACGCCAGAAGAGGTTCGGGCATGCCATCTGTTCCACGACCTTTCAGCAGAAGAGCCGATGGTCGACGTGTCCCGCATTTCCCGTTGGAAAGTGCTGGTCCGGACGGTAGCATGCGTGTATCGATTCACATCCAACTGCGATAGAAGGAGGAGAGGACTGGCAATCGAGGCGGTTCCAGCATCACCAAAGGTTCGCAGCGTAGTGAAGAAGGTTATACCAGCGGTGGTAGTCCCACTGAAGCGAGAGGAATTTCAGCGAGCGGAAGGTTACCTGTGGCGGTCGGCACAAGCCGATGCATATGAAGAAGAGGTCAAAATTTTGACGAAGAACCGAGAGCTTCCTCGAAGCGAGCGTCAGCAGATTGAGAAGAGCAGCAGTCTGTACAGCGACAGCCCTTTTTTGGACGAGGAAGGTATATTGCGGATGGAAGGCAGAGCGGAAGAGCTGGACGCGTGGCGTGGTGAGCGAGGTGTACCCTGGAGCTGA